A stretch of Dryobates pubescens isolate bDryPub1 chromosome 24, bDryPub1.pri, whole genome shotgun sequence DNA encodes these proteins:
- the NUDT9 gene encoding ADP-ribose pyrophosphatase, mitochondrial — MASGCGARLPHSKALTSPYPGSQVRRSPVPRAKVGWQTEWEDYRPVEYTAGAVLAGPSWADPQIDEEGFAPKFNQRDGEVDRQSLHGLYLVENGRPRNPAGRTGLTGRGLLGRWGPNHAADPVVTRWKRDGSGQKVAHPVSGKHILQFIAIKRKDCGEWALPGGMVDPGEKISATLKREFGEEALNALQKSPEEKAELEQQLQKLFSQEHFVVYRGYVDDPRNTDNAWMETEAVNYHDETGESMEKLPLEAGDDAGLVQWVDISEELQLYASHSHFLQLVSEKLGAHWGQGPAAECQQ, encoded by the exons ATGGCCAGCGGCTGCGGGGCGAGGCTGCCGCACAGCAAGGCTCTCACCTCCCCCTACCCCGGCTCGCAGGTGCGGCGCAGCCCGGTGCCCCGGGCCAAGGTGGGCTGGCAGACCGAGTGGGAGGACTACAGACCCGTGGAGTACACTGCCGGGGCTGTCCTGGCTGGACCCAGCTGGGCAGACCCTCAGATCGA TGAGGAAGGTTTTGCTCCCAAGTTCAaccagagggatggagaagtgGATAGGCAGAGCCTGCATGGCCTCTATCTGGTGGAGAATGGGAGGCCCAG gaacccagcaggcaggactgggctgacaggcagagggctgctggggcGCTGGGGGCCAAACCATGCTGCTGACCCTGTGGTGACCAG gtggaAGAGAGATGGAAGTGGCCAGAAGGTTGCTCACCCAGTGAGTGGCAAACACATCCTGCAGTTCATAGCCATCAAGAGGAAGGACTGTGGGGAGTGGGCACTTCCAGGG GGCATGGTGGACCCAGGGGAGAAGATCAGTGCCACCCTGAAGAGAGAGTTTGGGGAGGAGGCCTTGAACGCCCTGCAGAAGTCCCCtgaggagaaagcagagctggagcagcagctccagaagcTCTTCAGCCAGGAGCACTTCGTG GTGTACAGAGGCTATGTGGATGACCCCAGGAACACTGACAATGCCTGGATGGAGACTGAGGCTGTCAACTACCACGACGAGACAG GTGAGAGCATGGAGAAGCTGCCTCTGGAAGCTGGGGATGATGCTGGCCTGGTGCAGTGGGTTGACAtcagtgaggagctgcagctgtatGCCAGCCACAGCCACTTCCTCCAGCTTGTGAGTGAGAAGCTGGGAGCCCACTGggggcagggccctgctgctgagtgccAGCAGTGA